The following DNA comes from Corallococcus exiguus.
CGGCCGAGCGCAGCACGCCCTCGTCGAAGCAGCGCACCGTGTCGATGGCCTCCGCGAAGAGCATCCGCTCCTTCATGTCCTCGAAGGGGATGGTGTGCCCGGGCTTCGTGTAGTGCTGCGCCAGCCCCGGCCAGAGGTTCGTCCGCTTGCCGTCCGCGTAGTCGTAGAACCCGCCGCCCGTGGAGCGGCCCTTGCGCCCGTGCTGATCGATGAGCGCGTCCATCACCGCGTAGCTGCCGTGGTCCACCCACGGCTGGCCCGCGGCCACCACGGCCGCCTTCGTCTCCTGGCGGATCTTCCGGGGCAGCGTCAGCGTCAATTCGTCCACCAGCTGGAGCGGGGCGGCGGGGTAGCCCGCCTGGAGTCCCGCCTGCTCGATGGACGCGGGCGCGATGCCCTCGCCCACCATGGCGATGGCCTCGTTGAGGAACGTGCCGATGACGCGGCTGGTGAAGAAGCCCCGGCTGTCATTGACGACGATGGGCGTCTTGCCAATCTGCACCGCGATGTCGATGGCCTTCGCCAGCGTCGCGTCACTCGTCTGCTTCCCGGCGATGAGCTCCAGCAGCGGCATCTTGTCCACGGGGGAGAAGAAGTGCATGCCGACGAAGTCCGGCGGCCGCGTCACGCCCTCCGCGAGCAGGCTGATGGGCAGGGTGGAGGTGTTGGACCCCAGCACCGCGTCCGGCGCCACCACGCCTTGAATCTCCTGGAAGACCTTGTGCTTGAGCTTCACGTCCTCGAACACCGCTTCGATGACCAGGTCGCAGCCCGCGAGCGCGGCCGGGTCCTCCGCGGGGGTGATGCGCGCCAGCAGCGCGTCGCCCTTCTCCTTCGTGACGGAGCCCTTGGAGACGGCCTTCTCCACCAGCTTGACGGAGTAGCCCTTGCCCTTCTCCGCGGCGGCCAGGGTCACGTCCTTGAGCACCACGTCGATGCCGGCCTTGGCGCACACGTAGGCGATGCCCGCGCCCATCATGCCCGCGCCCAGCACGCCCACCTTCTTCGCGGTGTGCTGCGGGAAGCCCTTGGGGCGGCCGCCGCCGGAGTTGATGTGCTGCATGTCGAAGAAGAACGCCTGCATCATGTTCTTCGCGACCTGACCGACGACGAGCTCCGTGAAGTAGCGCGACTCGATGGTGAACGCGGTGTCCACGTCCACCTGCGTGCTCTCCACCGCCACCGCCATGATGGCGCGCGGCGCGGGCATGTTCGTGCCCTTGAGCTGCTTGCGCAGGTTGGCGGGGAAGGCGGGCAGGTTCGCCGCGAACGCCGGGTGGGAAGGCGTGCCGCCGGGAATCTTGTAGCCCTTCTGGTCCCACGGCTGCTGCGCCTTCGGGTTCGCCTTCACCCACGCCTTCGCCGCGGGCAGGAGCGCGTCCACGGAA
Coding sequences within:
- a CDS encoding 3-hydroxyacyl-CoA dehydrogenase NAD-binding domain-containing protein gives rise to the protein MSEQNTLRWEQDADGIVVLTMDDPSQSANTMNAAYVKSMRAAVDRLVKEKDSITGVVITSAKKTFFAGGDLNDLRNVKKSEAKQVFDLGQEIKAQLRALETLGKPVVAAINGAALGGGLEIALACHHRILADVKGAVVGLPEVTLGLLPGGGGVVRTVRMLGITDALMKVLLQGQRYRPQEAKELGLVHEVVPSVDALLPAAKAWVKANPKAQQPWDQKGYKIPGGTPSHPAFAANLPAFPANLRKQLKGTNMPAPRAIMAVAVESTQVDVDTAFTIESRYFTELVVGQVAKNMMQAFFFDMQHINSGGGRPKGFPQHTAKKVGVLGAGMMGAGIAYVCAKAGIDVVLKDVTLAAAEKGKGYSVKLVEKAVSKGSVTKEKGDALLARITPAEDPAALAGCDLVIEAVFEDVKLKHKVFQEIQGVVAPDAVLGSNTSTLPISLLAEGVTRPPDFVGMHFFSPVDKMPLLELIAGKQTSDATLAKAIDIAVQIGKTPIVVNDSRGFFTSRVIGTFLNEAIAMVGEGIAPASIEQAGLQAGYPAAPLQLVDELTLTLPRKIRQETKAAVVAAGQPWVDHGSYAVMDALIDQHGRKGRSTGGGFYDYADGKRTNLWPGLAQHYTKPGHTIPFEDMKERMLFAEAIDTVRCFDEGVLRSAADANVGSILGIGFPPWTGGVVQYINGYEGPSGTGPRGFVTRARQLAERYGKHFLPPASLVAKAERGELLE